The Hyla sarda isolate aHylSar1 chromosome 2, aHylSar1.hap1, whole genome shotgun sequence genome includes the window TCCTGCAATCCTGGCCTCAGAAAACCCTGTATGCTTTTCCTCCATTCAATCTAATTCCGCGAGTTCTCTTTCAAACCTCGGTCCAGAAAACCACGCTAGTTCTCGTAACGCCACTCTGGCCAATTCAATTGTGGTTTCCCCAAATCTTGCACCTGCTCATAGACCTTCCCCGTCtccttccttcctctcacaaTCTCCTTTTAGATCCTCAAGGGAACTACAACCCTCTGATTTTATCGGGCCATCTACCTCTGGTGGCTTGGATTATTTCGGGTCGCCAAGATCTGACTTCCAGTTTTCAAAATCAACTCAAGACATCCTTTCAGACGAATGGGCCCCGGGTACCAAGTCAGCTTAcggatcagcctggagactttggTCTCATTGGTGCGATCAACGACACTTGGATCCCTTACGAACATCTATATCCCATATCTTAAATTTCTTAACAGAATCATTTGATGCTGGTAAAGCCTACAGAACGATTAATCTCTATCGCTCAGCAATCTCCTGTAGACACTTTCCTATAGATTCCATCCCTGTGGGTAGGCATCCTTTAGTTTGCCAACTTCTAAAAGGTATACGTTTTCGTAGGCCTCCTCTTCCTAAATATAATTCTACTTGGAATGTAAAAGTCATTCTTGATATGTTTATTTCCTGGGATGATAATGATAATTTATCATTAAAATTCATATCCTTTAAACTCACTACCCTTTTATGCCTCAACTCCGTCAAAAGGGTTTCTGATGTTAAATCATTAGCTATATCTCGCAGACAGTTTACACCTCAAGGTGTTGTTTTCTCGGTATATCGGTGTACTAAAACAAATCTCCATTCTGTTTTTTACCCTTCGTTTCCGGATAATGAAAAACTGTGTGTTGTCCGTTGTCTTCATTCTTATGAATCCCGAACTGAATCTCTTCGGAGTCCATCTTCCTCCCAACTATTAATCTCCTTTTGTAAACCTCACGCTCCAGTCTCCTCCCCCACTCTTGCTAGATGGGTTAAACAAACCATGCACCTTGCTGGTATTGACATTTCCAAATTTACAGCTCATTCTACCAGACGTGCAGTCTCCACCAAACTTTTCCAATCCAGCGCTTCTCTTTCAGATTTATTAAAAGCGGCCAATTGGTCCTCTGATTCTACTTTCAAAACCTTTTACTTTAGACCTGAGTCTCATGTTTGTATGTTATTATTGTGATAAGATTCATTATTTAGTATTTTTATGATGATTTCGATTAAGCTTTGAACTAGCATAATACAAAGCGTCTTGTCTTGCCATAAAATTGAGAATTTTCCTATCCTaagtgacggaaaatttggattttattaaagacaagacgtgagtattatccctccctaaaCCCATCCCTATAACATGTCATCTATCTCTAATCTTCCAACAGCTTCACAATAGGATCCAATCACCGTTGGACATCAACTTTGAAGTCACTTCATGGGACCTATATTCATTTGACTTCCATTTCCTCCTGCATTATCTTCGTGGTCAACTTCCTGTACCTTTTATCAGCTTGATGATTGCTGCAAAGAAGAAGGGAGATACCTGTGTGATGGACACCTTTATTATCTGTGATGCAGTATGATTGGCTGATGGCACGGGACCTCATACTAGGTTGCACGTTCACATACCCTTTGTTATATTATAAAAAAGTCTTTTTTCTGTTAATACTTACAATACTTACTGGCTGCTGAGTTTCAGTAAAGAAGTTAAATAGCATAATACTcacgtcttgtctttaataaaatccaaattttccttCACATAGGATAGGAAAATTCtcaattaaaatgtaacttttaataaattataaataaatgtgaGCTGTAGGTGAATTAAAAACCCAGCACACTATGCACTGATGTCTTAACACAAATTAGTATTTTTTCCCCAtaacctctgaagacgtcacATATGTGACGAAACATGTTAGGGGGGGGCTCTGAAGAGTTTTTAATTACAGCGCAGGCACACACTGCAGGTGTGCCATTAAAATTAAGAAGGCAGTCCTGGAGGATGCTAATTTGTGTTAAGACATCAGTGCATAGTGTGCTGGGTTTTTAATTCACCTACAGCTCACgtttatttataaatttattaaaagtaaaattttaatcatttgaagtgagggataaaaagtggactATTTACTCAGTCCTTTGGGCTGTGTTGTCTttcctgctaattacacaaggaacactatattaaaaggtttatttggtgacaggcacTCTAAGAGGTTAAATCATCATTATTTTTGATCCATGGtcaacaaaacacaaaaaaatataaaaaaaaaaaccaaaactacAAAATTGCTGATTTGTCATCACATCACAgagaaaaactgaataaaaagtgatcaaaaagtcatatctaCAGAAATGCGGTAATAATTTAGCCCTCACACAGCtccatgttataggggtcagaacatatcAAAACATagtatgttttgttttatttaaagtTTTGTAATACATATGGTAAAAAAAGGGTACCAGTAAAAAGTACAACCTGTAATGCCAATACAACTAATATTGGAAAAATTAAAATGTCTTAGaatgtgagaagaaaaaaaaatgaaaatttgggggGGTTGGGAAGAAGTTAACCTTATGCCATTTCATCTACACAGTGCTCGAGTCCTAAAAATGTCAGTTGAATGAAGAACTAGTCAGCGGAAGTGTTTGTTATTCTGACTGAAAAATATTGCACTAGTTTCCTGTGCACAGTATTTTTCAGTGAAGGATGGCATCTGGACAAGTGATGTGTCTCTGTTAGTGACAATTTTCAGGATGGGAGCACTGTGTAGTgcctggagaaggcagacatTACAAGTAAATTGacactgatttgtaaattgtGGATATTCCGATTTTGCAAGACatttgttaaaataaataaaaagcagccAACCGTTTTAACAATACACAGCTTACCAAGTGTTGCAACAAAGTAAAAACTAAATGAATGCAGAAATAAAAATACCAGCTCGGTAATTCTAAAGCATTTCCTACCTGTAGTTAATAATATTGCCACAGCCAAGCCTCCATTCCAGGGTCTCTGTAGTAAACTCATCTGTATTGCCCAAATCAGTAAAACCGGTGACGTAATCTCTTGTTTTCCCATCTTTCACTAGTGCGAGCGTTGGGATGACTTTAATGCGCAGTCGTTCACATAAAAAGGGAGCTTTCTCCACATTCAGTTTTAGGAATTTTGTTTCAATGTGTTTCTTGGCCAGTAATGCCAAGTGTTTGTCCATGATCTTACATCTAAACAAGAAAACAGTAACCATCATTCAATAACCCATATAAAGTAGTTAACCTCATGTTGGTGTAACAGACACTGTAatagagatattatatatatatatatatatatatatatatatatatatatatatatatatatatatatatacacacacatatacacttgtATATGCTTACGTTAGTTTATGCATAAAATGTTCATTTCAGGGTCCTCATATTCTCCTCATCTTGCTTTGCtcctagtcccccccccccctcccatcgtGTAGAGTCTCTAAACAAAGAAGCCTGCCAAACTTTTCAGGAAAGACatacctttccccccccccccctagtagggggtgggaacttatgctaaaTACAGAGGTAATATAACCAAGTGGACGGCATAATAAAGAGCAGAGGCATTTGAAACTTTTATGGctccgtttgatttactttggtgtaCACATTTtgatttggccgggagtaagatagttacaGGGTagctgataaaatccatatcaggTGGCGCCTATCAAAGTGGGGCACTGGTTTTTTTTAGGCCTCATGTGCAAGTCGCAATATACGAGGGTGTATGAAATGTGAGAGTGAATAAGCAGGATCCAGTTGGGGAGGAATTGATTGAGTCGCCTGGGGGAATTGCATTGTTTGGGGTAAGATGTCTCTTGGGTTTCCAGGGACTTCCCAAAAATTACAGATTCTCTGGACTCTTTCCTTGGTCGCCTTGGAGGATTGAGTTGTTTGGGGCGAGCTGATGAACCGAAGAGAGGGCATCAGTGGAGTTTTGGCACAGGACGATTAAACGGGCCTATGTCTCTTGGGGGAATTGAATTTTGGGGTAGACTGTCATCTAGGACAGTGTGTATACGGTACACGGGACTCCTTAAATAACATTTCCAGGGACTCCCCCAAAAATAACATATCCTCAGGATCCTCTTCCCATAGTAACTGATTGAATATGTGGTATATGTGTCATGTTTTGTCTTAATGTGTCCATGGATTATTGTTAAATTAGATAATTCAGACGAAGAGAGGGAGTTTATTTCCCCTTTCTAATACTAGGCCAAAACTACATTTAAATGTATTTGTGTTTAAAAGATCTCTCTTAAAAGTACAGGGGTTGAGAGGGgttttagttgtgcaacagctggaggcccatgaATAGGTCCCACCAGGAAGGGGGGCTGTGGGCTTTAGATGAGAAGCTGGGGGCCATAGGTCTGCAGTTGTAACCTGACCTCACTGATATAGTTGCCGACAGGAAAAGGGGCAAGGGAACTGTAGAGAGTTGTACTAGAGtaagggaaaaataaataaagttttgatgaaaaacgtggtgtgttaAAAATTGAATAGATGAATCATAGATATTAAAGGTAGTTGAAATTTGATGGTTGATGTATAAGAGTATTCATatatagcagtgttatatacagtcatatacagcagtctgATTCTTGAGAACAATTGTGATTTAACTTAGTTATATTGTCATCTGAATGGGTATAGATAGGCAGAAGTTGTTTTGCCTGAAAGTATGATGGAAATATTTAGGTAATGAAATTAACACCGATGTAcagacacacatttttttttttttttttttataaacggtTGATAGGATAGTGAGAAATATTATATGTGATGGAGAGCCTTTGTTTTAGGGTGTGGGATACCAAGAATGGAAAATGGAGATTGAGTGAGGGGAAGTAaggtatgtgagggggggggggggggtagggaatGTGAAAATAGAACTGTCTGTATAATGCTATCATTATGGAGCTAAGAATCCCTTATGGAGTGATATTTGTTACAGGTGTGGCGCGCATCAACTGCACCCTAAAATCACAACCCCAGATAATGTTAACATTTTACCTTTATTCATCCCATGCTCTCTCTTTTTGTGGAGATAGCCATGAGGCTGCTAGTCTCTGCCCCATGCTTACGCCGTATGAGGGACAGCCCTATTACAACCCCCGAAAGTGAAGCtcctcccccagcagccattttagctcaCCCAATTATTCCCACCTCCACTCCCCGGCAGCCATCTTAGCACAACTAGTATAGTGAAGTATGTATGATGTAGATTAATGAATTAGGAATACATggagtatgaccagtgaatgttttctgGTGAAGTTGTTTATGTAAGTGTTTATGTTGTAATGGATCCTTTTAAATTAGTAAAGAACAAAAAAGACAATCCATGTGGTATTAACTGATCCTATCTGATTATATTTTATTAAGTtcctaatacagtgaccccccgacatatgatcaaatcgacatacgatggcctctcagaggccatcgcatgtcgatgtcagcatcgacatacgatgctttcttatgtcggggccatcgcattaagtgctatccggcagcgcaaaatgcttaagcagctgccggatagcagcttaatgttccccgtgtggtgcggtaagtattacttaccccgcCATGATGCTctggggtgcccttcgggtccagcgctggtcctgcggtgtcttctcggccctctccggtgacatCAATACgaagctgcgcacgccgtcccgtcatccaataggaacggcgtacgcagcaACGTCATGACGTCATtacgtaggcccagtaaggccttgtggaagagagcgaaggaccggagaagacagcggaggaccagagaagaccaggagagcccagcggaggcccggggacaccattggGAGCagcgggacgcggtccggagcagcggggacagacgAGTATGactacttttttacattgcacgaatccctcaacatacgatggattcgacaaacgatggctcgtttggaacgaattaccatcgtatgttgagggaccactgtaagttttgttttcacagaaGAGCAGGatggatgaaaaaaatgaaatgtataaggaaatgcaattaatggtctgattatattacaggagtaaccagagaagaagtttggccaaggaaaataaaatgaaacaaaataaaataaattaaaaagtgatcactatttaatttaTGAATATTACCATAGGCATTTAAAATCACTTAATGTtttattgattataaataatagcaattgaaggtgatttttcccaatttttgaaagagctctgtatatttttattcttttacattttgttttttggtgagaatgtgggccctgtgtgttgtatgttgagtatttgtaaatgttggtattCGTACAGGTTACATGTGTATTGTATGTCTCCTTGTAAAGTAACACAGGGATCAAGGCAGACACCAGGACGTTCGAGGGCGATTGAGGAATGACCAAACCGGAGGGAggacaaaaagccagactcaaaggggtgatGAACtgtgacatagaggagtgggaggagaaaggcggggcttataggaagagtgacagaacagccttggtctactgaaacacagtcacattaaattgaagaaactacatatttactgtttaaacttgaatgtgtttatagtacctgcatacacaatgtgatatacctatacattatAAATGGCATTTATTTGAACAACATAAATTTTGAGTGGATAACTTTAGAATGATAATTTAGTGTAACACAAAGATGCTGATTGTCTTAAAATTATAAGGTTAAAAATTCgagagccatgataggatatcagagaatccatggttgatgcAGAGTTATAAATGCAAACttgttccaagtaatgtaaagatgtaatacataagacaggatatatggtgaccataCGCAGAATGAAGTTTTACTGCAATAAACCAGTcaatctgagctggtggttcagagaagtagagttgaaggtattcactgagatgtgtaagatatctgtaAACCTAGGGGATAATAACCAAGTGCATTCTCTACCATATTACAAGAATAATAGGGTCTCACTGTCTGTGAAGCACTTTTTCCCACTGCTAGAAAGTTTCTGGAAAGGCGACATATGGAAAGTCTTCTAAAACATGGtgtatatgaaaaggaaaaatgcttAATTATTTAGATTTAGGCTCTGCTAACATTTGCATTGTGGTTTCACTTTATAAAAGCGGTGCTGGATCAGTCAGTTGATTTCCATTGTGGTGTCATttgcatgcaaaaaaaaattttttttttctgttaaaggggtactccgcccctggcatcttatctcctatccaaaggataggagataagatgttagatcgccgcggtcctgctgctgggcaccccgccatcattacttcacagagtgagttcgctctgcacgtaatgacgggcgatacaggggtcggagcagcgTGACCTCATGGCATTACATGGCATCAttacatcacggcctgtccccttaatgcaagtctatggcagggggcgtgacaaccgccacgcccccttcccatagacttgtattgacggggagggccgtgacgtcacgaggggcggagccgtgacgtaacgatgctccggcccctgtattgcccgtcattacgtgcagagcgatctcgctctgcgcagtaatgatagcggggtgctgcagcagcgatccccggggtccccagcagcgggaccccggcgatctgacatcttatcccctatcctttggataggggataagatgtctagtggcggaatacccctttaaatactatgGAATCTGCAGTAGAGGTTTTCTTCcgtaaacagcaccactcctgtcctatGGTCGTGTGTGGAattgcaacttggctccattcactgcaATGGAACAGAGCTACAATACCACAAATAACCAGCAGAAACCAGCTGTTTATTCTAAGCATGGGTAACcccctttaattttattatgtgtatagttACAAACagtgcattttattatttttatcaagtAAAATGTTTGTTGATGCGTCCAAGTACAGGTTAGTCTGAAAACTGTACTTTTACATGCAATAAAAAGGAGGAATATTTTTGAAATACCTGAAAGTAGAATCTCTGTAAAAATGGCAGACCACATTTTTACTTTCTTTCACTTCCTGGAAGAAATCTTTCTCACTTGGTATTTCTCTGTATTCTCCATGCCCTTTGGATAGCCATTCCTAAGCAAGAGAAAATAATAAACACTCAAGAGAATGATAAATGTTCTATTTGCCCTCACTTAGAAATAATGATTCCCTGTTCACAAAACTTTCCAGTGCTCCCTGCATGTTTTGTGTGTTattttacaaaagaaaaaaaaaaaaaaaagtgttaatcagTTTAtgcaatggggggagatttgtcaTGGCCTTTCTGCCATTTTCCTAAGTTTAATTTGGCACAAAATTTTGGCGCAGTTAGTTTTCATGCAACTTTAAAACAGACACTTTCTGCAAAACTTACTATGAAATGCAGCAAATCAAGCAAACGCTCAAAAAGAAATATTCATACCATGTCGGCCTTGCCTTAGGAAAGTGACATCCTACAGAaagttctgaggtgatttttcatttgtgcaaaacTTACCAAGGTCTGTCCGGTGAaaaacgttattttttttttttaaaccccttaaggacacggggtttttccgtttttgcattttcgttttttcctccttacctttaaaaaatcataactctcaatttttcacctaaaaatccatattatggcttattttttgcaccatcaattctactttgtaatgacgtcagtcattttacccaaaaatctacggcgaaatggaaaaaaatgagacaaaataaaaaaaaaaaaaaaaaaaaaacgccattttgttaattttgggggcttccgtttctacacagtaaatttttcagtaaaaatgacaccttatcttaattctgtaggtccatacgattaaaatgataccctacttatataggtttgattttgtcggacttctggaaaaaatcataactacatgcaggaaaatttatacatttaaaattgtcatcttctgacccctataacttttttatttttccgtgtatggggcggtatgagggctcattttttgcgccgtgatctgaagtttttagcggtaccatttttgcattgataggacttattgattcattttttcatgatataaaaagtgaccataaatgcactattttggactttggaattttttttgcaagtacgccattgaccgagcggtttaattaacaatatatttttataattcggacatttccgcatgtggcgataccacattttttttttttatgggaaaaggggggtgattcaaacttttattagggaaggggttaaatgatctttattcactttttttttttgcagtgttcataagaaaccagtgatcgatgattctgccgcttgactgctcatgcctggatctcaggcactgagcagtgattcggcgatcggacagcgaggaggcaggtagggatcctccagctgtcctgtaactgttcgggatgccgggatttcggcggctatcccgaacagctccctgagctaactggcatggtttcattttcattttagatgcggcgttcaactttggcgcctaaagggttaatagcacgcggcaccgagatcaatgccgcgtgctataagccacgggtcccggccgcgttatagatcgggagcggactcagggcgtacaggtacgccctgggtccttaacaggttaaatgaactggtgccagaaagttaaacagatttgtaaactacttctattaaaaaatatttatccttccagtacttattagcagctgcatgctacagaggatattcttttctttttgaatttcttttttgtcttgtccacagtgctctctactgacacctctgtccgtgtccattttaggaactgtctaaagtagcataggtttgctttgAGGatcaggcgtcagcagagagcactgtggacaagacaaaagaaataaaaaaaataagattttcctctgtagcatacagctgctaaaaagtactggaagaataaaaatttttaaatagaagtaatttacaaatctgtttaactttctggcaccagttgatttaaaaaaataaaataaatatgttttccaccagagta containing:
- the TXNDC9 gene encoding thioredoxin domain-containing protein 9, producing MAADMFNKAMEQQLLQTAKLMEEQLDAELEKLEKVDEDEMERLKEKRLEALKKAQQQKQEWLSKGHGEYREIPSEKDFFQEVKESKNVVCHFYRDSTFRCKIMDKHLALLAKKHIETKFLKLNVEKAPFLCERLRIKVIPTLALVKDGKTRDYVTGFTDLGNTDEFTTETLEWRLGCGNIINYSGNLMEPPFQSQKKHGSHFTKVEKKTIRGKNYDSDSDDD